A genome region from Deinococcus sp. KNUC1210 includes the following:
- a CDS encoding bifunctional diguanylate cyclase/phosphodiesterase yields the protein MISEERFVLAGISDDLAVFRQYSMSRIIPFVAFLLFVDFLYMRYEYSNLYYISVLFFGMSVVFVFIWIGMILKPKSEVPYLAMQYVSIFLCLMFALSIFLPEKTYHLGYSIIQNLVWVQGLIIFSILNSLHVIYWSSLRVFMLILTAITAASILMLLRGNGNFLAVLSLSNIVISAWATIFGSRQFITRKDLHVKQSARISALEHLVNSDMLTGLPNRRSLYSTVGNYIDRGIGEFAVAIIDIDNFKAINDTLGHTSGDALIVSFSRFLNKHCREKNIVARISGDEFAIVFPELTADNALQLCNEIQSDLRRTDALDHMDKALSRITTSIGIAMYPRDGISCEDLIKHADSAMYDIKKSGKNNIAVYNKSVHSIFEQQQDIVHELALAIERNELYYEVQPIYDNTGSRIIKAEMLMRWNSEKLGSIPPAQFIPLAESSGLIIQMGWWILNQGCLLSASVPDIKICVNISVAQLIYPGFMDGVNEILRESSAAPSSLALEITETFILQNNPIIADVMDEISGAGLDIIIDDFGVGYSNYDRLKNLPIACIKIDKVFVDSLLGSAIDQEYTKEIIGSLVRLGKTGHFTITAEGIEAVSQLEALRELGCHSIQGYLLARPMLPANFIKIVQQSYSAG from the coding sequence ATGATTTCCGAAGAAAGATTTGTACTTGCTGGTATCAGCGACGATCTTGCGGTTTTCAGGCAATATTCTATGTCGCGTATTATCCCATTTGTTGCATTCCTGCTATTTGTTGATTTTCTGTATATGAGATATGAATATAGCAATTTATATTATATATCCGTTCTTTTTTTCGGCATGTCAGTGGTATTTGTATTTATCTGGATTGGAATGATACTAAAGCCGAAGAGTGAGGTTCCATATCTTGCCATGCAGTACGTAAGTATATTTCTTTGTCTGATGTTCGCACTTTCTATATTTCTTCCTGAAAAGACTTATCATCTTGGATACAGTATTATTCAAAATCTGGTGTGGGTCCAGGGGCTTATCATATTTTCTATTTTGAATAGTTTGCATGTTATCTATTGGAGTTCTTTAAGAGTCTTCATGCTGATATTAACCGCCATCACGGCAGCTTCAATATTAATGCTCCTGAGAGGCAATGGGAACTTTTTAGCTGTACTCTCCCTTTCAAACATTGTGATAAGTGCTTGGGCTACAATTTTTGGCTCCAGACAATTTATAACCCGGAAGGATTTACATGTGAAACAGAGCGCCAGAATAAGCGCACTGGAACACCTTGTTAACAGCGATATGTTGACAGGCCTTCCGAATCGCAGAAGTCTTTACAGCACTGTAGGGAACTATATCGATAGGGGTATTGGAGAATTTGCTGTCGCGATCATAGATATTGATAATTTTAAAGCGATTAACGACACACTTGGTCATACCAGCGGTGATGCTCTTATCGTAAGCTTCTCGCGTTTTTTGAATAAACATTGCCGAGAAAAAAACATCGTTGCAAGAATCAGTGGCGACGAGTTTGCAATTGTGTTTCCAGAACTTACCGCAGACAATGCACTTCAATTATGTAACGAGATACAGTCAGACCTACGCCGTACAGATGCACTGGATCATATGGACAAAGCTCTTTCACGCATAACGACAAGTATAGGCATAGCTATGTATCCACGCGACGGAATATCGTGTGAAGATCTGATAAAGCACGCAGACAGCGCCATGTACGACATAAAGAAAAGTGGCAAAAATAATATCGCTGTTTATAATAAATCCGTGCACTCGATTTTTGAACAGCAGCAGGATATAGTTCACGAGCTTGCGCTTGCTATCGAGAGAAATGAACTGTATTACGAGGTACAGCCGATATACGATAATACCGGAAGTAGGATAATAAAAGCCGAGATGCTTATGAGGTGGAACAGTGAAAAACTCGGCAGCATACCTCCGGCACAGTTCATTCCTCTGGCAGAAAGCTCGGGATTGATTATCCAGATGGGCTGGTGGATTTTAAATCAGGGCTGTCTTCTGTCAGCCAGCGTTCCAGATATCAAAATCTGTGTCAACATTTCTGTTGCACAGCTCATCTATCCAGGATTCATGGATGGAGTGAACGAAATACTGAGGGAGTCATCGGCCGCTCCCTCTTCTCTAGCTCTCGAAATCACAGAAACATTTATTCTTCAGAATAATCCGATCATTGCAGACGTGATGGATGAGATCTCCGGAGCTGGACTGGATATCATCATCGACGACTTTGGCGTGGGATATTCCAATTATGACAGGCTGAAAAATCTTCCTATCGCCTGTATCAAAATCGATAAGGTCTTTGTCGATAGCCTGCTGGGTTCGGCCATCGATCAGGAGTACACCAAAGAAATCATCGGTTCGCTCGTCAGACTCGGGAAGACTGGGCACTTCACCATCACGGCGGAAGGCATCGAGGCCGTGTCCCAGCTGGAAGCCCTGCGCGAACTGGGCTGCCATTCGATCCAGGGCTATCTGCTGGCAAGGCCCATGCTGCCCGCCAACTTCATCAAGATCGTTCAGCAATCGTATTCGGCTGGCTGA
- the argC gene encoding N-acetyl-gamma-glutamyl-phosphate reductase, giving the protein MRLPRIFIDGEAGTTGLQIRSRLEHRNDIELLSIDPARRKDPQARRELLNAADVAILCLHDDLAREAVGLIENLSTRILDASSAHRVAPDWTYGFPELTAGQAEAVRVATRVSNPGCYATGAIALLRPLTEAGLLPSDFPVSVQGFSGYSGGGRALVDAHEVPGTPEHPMGGHFKSYGLTLNHKHVPEMQRYGGLSTPPIFAPNVGDWRQGMIVQIPLHLRQLGATAHELHAALERHYSGQAVVRVQPMEGAPTILDPQALQDTNLLDLFVYANDHEQALLVASLDNLGKGASGAAVQNLELMLGLPSA; this is encoded by the coding sequence ATGCGTCTTCCCAGGATTTTTATCGACGGCGAGGCCGGCACCACGGGCCTTCAGATTCGCTCGCGGCTGGAACACAGAAACGACATCGAACTGCTGAGCATCGACCCGGCGCGGCGCAAAGACCCGCAGGCCCGCAGAGAGCTGCTGAACGCCGCCGACGTGGCGATTCTGTGCCTGCACGACGACCTTGCCCGCGAGGCCGTGGGCCTGATCGAGAATCTCAGCACGCGCATTCTCGACGCTTCCAGCGCCCACCGCGTCGCGCCCGACTGGACCTACGGCTTTCCGGAACTGACGGCAGGGCAGGCCGAAGCCGTCCGTGTGGCCACGCGTGTCAGCAATCCCGGCTGTTACGCCACCGGAGCCATTGCCCTGCTGCGCCCGCTGACCGAAGCGGGGCTGCTGCCGTCAGACTTCCCGGTGAGCGTGCAGGGGTTTTCCGGGTACAGCGGGGGCGGGCGGGCGCTGGTCGACGCGCATGAAGTTCCCGGCACGCCCGAACACCCGATGGGCGGCCACTTCAAGAGTTACGGCCTGACGCTCAATCACAAGCACGTGCCGGAAATGCAGCGCTACGGCGGCCTGAGCACGCCCCCGATCTTCGCGCCCAACGTGGGTGACTGGCGGCAGGGCATGATCGTGCAGATTCCGCTGCATCTGCGGCAGCTCGGCGCCACCGCCCACGAGCTGCACGCCGCGCTGGAGCGGCATTACAGCGGTCAGGCAGTCGTGCGGGTGCAGCCGATGGAAGGTGCGCCGACCATTCTCGATCCGCAGGCGCTGCAGGATACCAACCTGCTGGATCTGTTCGTCTATGCCAACGACCACGAGCAGGCGCTGCTGGTGGCAAGCCTCGACAATCTGGGCAAGGGTGCGAGCGGCGCGGCAGTTCAGAATCTGGAACTGATGCTGGGCCTCCCCTCCGCCTGA
- a CDS encoding YrdB family protein, with amino-acid sequence MLKAVLLTLAFVLELVMLAAVSSWGLRSGTTTALRLLLGIGAPVVFAVVWGLFLAPRANFPLSAPAHLALELLLYALAALGLATTSRPGLAALFLGLALALTLLLRVLRLGST; translated from the coding sequence ATGTTGAAAGCAGTCCTGTTGACGCTGGCATTTGTCCTCGAACTGGTCATGCTCGCCGCCGTGTCGTCGTGGGGCCTGCGGAGCGGAACGACGACTGCGCTGAGGCTGCTGCTGGGCATCGGTGCGCCTGTGGTCTTCGCCGTGGTGTGGGGCCTGTTCCTGGCACCCCGCGCAAATTTTCCGCTGTCCGCTCCAGCACATCTGGCGCTCGAACTGCTGCTGTACGCCCTCGCCGCCCTGGGCCTGGCCACCACGTCGCGTCCGGGGCTGGCAGCGCTGTTTCTGGGACTGGCCCTCGCCCTGACGCTGCTGCTGCGGGTGCTGCGGCTGGGCAGCACCTGA
- the purU gene encoding formyltetrahydrofolate deformylase, translating to MTLDARLTPARTPENTARLTISCPDKRGIVAAVSQFLHNHGANIIHSDQHSTDPEGGQFFMRMEFYLEGLDLARGAFERAFAAVVAEPFEMNWHIWYSDQPKRMGILVSQYDHCFLDLLWRWRRGELDVEIPVIISNHEALRADAEMFGLPFHVIPVSKDTKAQAEAEQLALLQGKVDFVVMARYMQILSGDFLQQVGVPVINIHHSFLPAFVGANPYRAAFNRGVKLVGATAHYVTEELDAGPIIEQDVARVTHRETPGTLMRLGRDVERQVLARAVKAHVEDRVLVHGNKTMVF from the coding sequence ATGACGCTGGACGCCCGCCTGACCCCTGCCCGCACGCCCGAGAACACCGCCCGTCTCACCATCTCCTGCCCCGACAAACGCGGCATCGTGGCGGCAGTGTCGCAGTTTCTGCACAACCACGGGGCCAACATCATCCACAGCGATCAGCATTCCACCGACCCCGAGGGTGGACAGTTCTTCATGCGGATGGAGTTCTATCTCGAAGGGCTGGACCTGGCACGCGGAGCCTTCGAGCGGGCCTTCGCGGCAGTGGTGGCCGAGCCGTTCGAGATGAACTGGCACATCTGGTACAGCGACCAGCCCAAGCGCATGGGCATTCTGGTCAGCCAGTACGACCACTGCTTTCTCGATCTGCTGTGGCGCTGGCGGCGCGGCGAGCTGGACGTGGAAATCCCGGTCATCATCAGCAACCACGAGGCGCTGCGGGCCGACGCCGAGATGTTCGGCCTGCCCTTTCACGTCATCCCGGTCAGCAAGGACACCAAAGCCCAGGCCGAAGCCGAGCAACTGGCGCTGCTTCAGGGAAAAGTCGATTTCGTGGTGATGGCGCGGTACATGCAGATTCTATCGGGCGACTTCCTGCAGCAGGTCGGCGTGCCGGTCATCAATATCCATCATTCGTTTCTGCCTGCTTTCGTCGGAGCCAATCCGTACCGGGCCGCCTTCAATCGCGGTGTCAAACTGGTCGGAGCCACGGCCCACTACGTCACCGAGGAACTGGACGCCGGGCCGATCATCGAACAGGACGTGGCGCGGGTCACGCACCGCGAAACGCCCGGAACCCTGATGCGCCTGGGCCGCGATGTAGAGCGGCAGGTGCTGGCCCGTGCCGTGAAAGCCCACGTCGAAGACCGCGTGCTGGTCCACGGAAACAAGACGATGGTGTTCTGA
- a CDS encoding sorbosone dehydrogenase family protein, with amino-acid sequence MSSLKVPTGFKVNLYASGLKNPRLMAAAPNGDMFVSDQGAGRVYVFPDRNKDGKPDSQQTFAEGLNQPHGLAFHGDYLYVATTDAVLRFAYKSGDLKASGGPSKLVDLPTGGGHSTRTIVFGPDNRMYVASGSSCNVCEESDPKRASVWVYDADGKNGKLYASGLRNAVGLAWKDNVLYASNNGRDNLGDDIPPESFYRLKAGGFYGWPYCYTLNGTQIYDKDFGRKTAATCQNATAAFATVTAHSAPLGINFYSGKTFPAAYQGMLFAALHGSWNRSQRSGDKVVMIDPQSGKVSDFMTGFLDGQTSRGRPAGVVSAPDGSLLITDDQTGSIYRVSYGN; translated from the coding sequence GTGTCCAGCCTGAAGGTACCGACCGGGTTCAAGGTCAACCTGTACGCCAGCGGCCTGAAAAATCCGCGCCTGATGGCAGCGGCTCCCAACGGCGACATGTTCGTGAGCGACCAGGGGGCAGGCCGGGTCTACGTGTTTCCGGACCGCAACAAAGACGGCAAGCCCGACAGCCAGCAGACCTTCGCGGAGGGCCTGAACCAGCCGCACGGCCTGGCCTTTCACGGCGATTATCTGTACGTGGCGACCACCGACGCCGTGCTGCGTTTCGCGTACAAAAGTGGCGACCTGAAGGCGAGCGGCGGCCCCAGCAAACTGGTCGATCTGCCGACCGGCGGCGGTCACAGCACCCGCACCATCGTCTTCGGTCCCGATAACCGCATGTATGTGGCGTCGGGCAGCAGCTGCAACGTCTGCGAGGAGAGCGACCCCAAACGCGCCTCGGTGTGGGTCTACGACGCCGACGGCAAGAACGGCAAGCTGTATGCCAGTGGGCTTCGCAATGCGGTGGGCCTGGCCTGGAAGGACAATGTGCTGTACGCCAGCAACAACGGGCGCGACAACCTGGGCGACGACATTCCGCCGGAAAGTTTCTATAGGCTCAAGGCAGGCGGCTTCTATGGCTGGCCCTACTGCTACACCCTGAACGGTACCCAGATCTACGACAAGGATTTCGGACGCAAAACCGCCGCGACCTGCCAGAACGCCACCGCCGCCTTCGCGACCGTGACTGCCCACAGCGCCCCCCTGGGCATCAATTTCTACAGCGGCAAGACCTTTCCCGCCGCATATCAGGGCATGCTGTTCGCCGCGCTGCACGGCTCCTGGAACCGCTCGCAGCGCAGCGGCGACAAGGTCGTGATGATCGACCCTCAGAGCGGCAAGGTCAGCGATTTCATGACGGGCTTTCTGGACGGACAGACCAGCCGGGGCCGCCCCGCCGGGGTCGTCAGTGCGCCCGACGGCTCGCTGCTGATTACCGACGACCAGACCGGCAGCATCTACCGCGTCAGTTACGGTAACTGA
- the aroA gene encoding 3-phosphoshikimate 1-carboxyvinyltransferase: protein MTTPASQHAPHADGMPDSFDVVVHPARELRGTLRAQPSKNYTTRYLLAAALTAGEVRVVGVATSEDAGAMLRCLQAWGAGVELIGDDAVIRGFGAKPGADVTLNPGNAGAVARFLMGVSVLTTGTRFVTDYPDSLGKRPQGDLLEALSRLGAQVSSQDGKFPISLSGPVRGGALEVSAEKSSQYASALMFLAPLLPAGLDLHLTGDIKSHAPLRQTLDTLSAFGIRAIANNNLSRISIPGAQAYQASRIMVPGDYPGSAAILAAAALLPGDVRLSNLRENDLQGEREAVNVLREMGADIVRTGDSLTVHGGQPLRAVTRDGDGFTDAVQALTATAAFAEGQTTWENVYTLRLKECDRISDTRRELEKLGFRAAETNDSLSISGAASVAGGVTADGHGDHRMIMLLTLIGLRATSPIRITGAHHIRKSYPMFFRHLEELGASFEYVAATRD from the coding sequence ATGACCACGCCTGCTTCCCAGCACGCCCCTCACGCCGACGGCATGCCCGACAGCTTCGATGTGGTGGTGCATCCGGCCCGCGAGTTGCGCGGCACCCTGCGTGCCCAGCCCAGCAAGAACTACACCACCCGGTATCTGCTGGCCGCCGCCCTGACTGCGGGTGAGGTGCGCGTGGTGGGCGTGGCGACCAGCGAGGATGCCGGGGCGATGCTGCGCTGCCTTCAGGCCTGGGGCGCAGGCGTGGAACTCATCGGAGACGACGCAGTGATTCGCGGCTTCGGAGCGAAACCGGGCGCGGACGTGACCCTGAACCCCGGCAACGCGGGCGCGGTGGCCCGCTTCCTGATGGGCGTCTCTGTCCTGACCACCGGCACCCGCTTCGTCACCGATTATCCCGACTCGCTGGGCAAGCGGCCCCAGGGCGACCTGCTGGAAGCCCTGTCGCGGCTGGGCGCACAGGTCAGCAGCCAGGACGGGAAATTTCCCATCTCGCTGTCTGGCCCGGTGCGCGGCGGTGCGCTGGAAGTCTCGGCGGAAAAGTCCAGCCAGTACGCCTCCGCGCTGATGTTTCTGGCTCCGCTGCTGCCCGCTGGCCTCGATCTGCACCTGACGGGCGACATCAAGAGCCACGCCCCGCTGCGCCAGACGCTCGACACGCTCAGCGCCTTCGGCATCCGGGCCATCGCCAACAACAACCTGTCGCGCATCAGCATTCCCGGCGCTCAGGCGTATCAGGCCAGCCGCATCATGGTGCCGGGCGACTACCCCGGCTCGGCGGCGATTCTGGCGGCAGCCGCCCTGCTGCCCGGAGACGTTCGGCTGTCGAACCTGCGCGAAAACGATCTTCAGGGCGAACGCGAGGCCGTGAATGTGCTGCGCGAGATGGGAGCCGACATCGTGCGGACGGGCGACAGCCTGACGGTGCACGGAGGTCAGCCGCTGCGGGCCGTGACCCGCGACGGCGACGGCTTTACCGACGCGGTGCAGGCCCTGACCGCCACCGCCGCGTTTGCCGAGGGCCAGACCACCTGGGAAAACGTCTATACCCTGCGCCTGAAGGAATGCGACCGCATCTCGGACACCCGCCGTGAACTGGAGAAACTGGGCTTCAGGGCGGCGGAGACGAACGACAGCCTGAGCATCAGCGGAGCGGCGAGCGTGGCAGGCGGCGTCACTGCCGACGGACACGGCGACCACCGCATGATCATGCTGCTGACGCTGATCGGGCTGCGGGCCACCTCGCCCATCCGCATCACCGGAGCGCACCACATCCGTAAGAGCTACCCGATGTTCTTCCGCCATCTGGAAGAATTGGGTGCAAGCTTTGAGTATGTGGCCGCCACGCGGGACTGA
- a CDS encoding DUF1572 family protein translates to MQGNELGDLYLSDLRTRLRGVKTLGEGALKQLHEQEWHAVLSAGGNSAAVTVQHLSGNMHSRWGALQHGYRADQDGEQATRNRDAEFEEGQQTGAELWAIWEAGWTVFLKALDALTPADLTRTLSIRGETHTVLEALQRQVAHYSGHVYQLVLLVKTLRGPDWHTLSIARGQSAAFNAAMQEKQQSGRS, encoded by the coding sequence ATGCAAGGGAATGAACTGGGCGATCTGTACCTGTCCGACCTGCGAACCCGTCTGCGCGGCGTCAAAACGCTGGGCGAAGGTGCTTTAAAGCAGCTCCACGAGCAGGAGTGGCACGCGGTTCTGTCGGCTGGGGGCAACTCTGCCGCCGTCACGGTGCAGCACCTGAGCGGCAACATGCACTCGCGCTGGGGCGCACTCCAGCACGGCTACCGCGCCGATCAGGACGGCGAGCAGGCCACGCGCAACCGCGACGCCGAATTCGAGGAAGGCCAGCAGACGGGCGCGGAACTGTGGGCCATCTGGGAAGCGGGGTGGACGGTTTTTCTGAAGGCTCTCGACGCCCTGACCCCCGCCGACCTGACCCGCACCCTCAGCATCCGGGGTGAGACGCATACCGTTCTGGAAGCCCTGCAACGGCAGGTGGCGCATTACAGCGGGCACGTCTATCAGCTCGTGCTGCTGGTCAAGACCCTGCGCGGCCCCGACTGGCACACCCTTTCGATTGCACGCGGGCAGTCGGCGGCCTTCAATGCGGCCATGCAGGAAAAACAGCAGTCCGGGCGTTCCTGA